tgcagctcagggacaggggttacaatgaggctgagagaagtgtgccctaacttgtcactgcctttccctccttggacaggtctccatggccagaggcagcagatggccaacagcagctccatcacccacttcctcctcctgccattcccaggcacaaggcagctgcagctcctgcacttctgcctcttcctggccatctacctggcagccctgctgggcaatggcctcatcatcagcaccatagcctgggaccaccacctccacacccccatgtacttcttcctcctcaacctcgccctccttgacttgggtgccatctccaccactgtgcccaaatccatggccaataccctgagggactccagggacatctcctatgcaggatgtgctgcacaagtcttttttatcctctttttgttttcatcagagtattttctcctcaccaccatgtcctacgatcactacgttgccatctgcagacccctgcactatgagaccctcctgggcagcagagtttgtctccacctggcagcagctgcctgggcttctGGCTTTatctatgctctgctgcacacagccaacacattttccctgcccctctgccagggcaatgctgtggaccagttcttctgtgaaatcccccagatcctcaagctctcctgctccacatcctacctcagagAACTCTGGCTTCTTGTGGCCAGTGTCTGTTTagtctttgtctgttttgtgttcattgtggtgtcctatgtacagatcttcagggcagtgctgaggatcccctctcagcagggatgccacaaagcctttgccacctgcctccctcacctggctgtggtctccctatTTCTCAGCACTACATTCTTTGCcaacctgaagccctcctccatctcttccccatcccgggacctggtggtgtcagttctgtatgcagtggtgcctccagctagtgaaccctctcatctacagcctgaggaaccaggagctgaaggctgccctgagcaaactgatccctggatgctttcagaagcaataaactctttgtcttctcctgcagagcagttctggtgtcactcagtgcaggcccagcctggctgctggagttctggctgctgctggtgctgttccccttgtgagaatgttgttcccacacaaatgtctttcttcagaccatttctgcttcagtgttgtcctgtctggtgtgacccagaggctgcagacaggaggagctgtgctccccatGTGTGCTCAGCAGAATAAAGGAacttgcagggagttgtttctctgatttccttcctccaaggcttctgtggagctgcagggcagtgcctgtgtgcagagctggaggggcagagtcccagcacagcagcagtgccaggcagccccagagcttgggctgttctcagctgctctttcttcccatcCGCcccctcctgctgagcctctgtgctgggcaaggcctgagtgctctggcagcttgggcactgtgctgctgtgtggcagtgctgggactgcaggcagggagagtccagggctgcttgtgggacagagctgtgctccagagcagcactgtcatcagaacaggaggtctcctcatgccttcacaccccaaccccctcccattgCAGACTGCACCTACTTGCAGTCCAATGTTTTTCTCCAGTCCATTTCTgattcagcactgctctgtctgctgtgacccagaaaTTGCAGACATGAGGAGCACTCTTCCCTGTGTTTTCAGCACAATCAAGGACTCTTCAAGGTTTGTTTttctgagctccttcctgacaGCTTTCTCTGAAGCTGCAGGGCAGTTCTGTGTGCAGAGGTTAAGAGGTAGTCTCTCAACAGAGGTTGCTGGGCTCTGATCCTGGGAAGAATGTGTCAGGCTCTTGTCCATTGTTCAGGACACTTGGACAATAGACAATGGTCTGAAACTGATAAGGTTCAGgctacacagagagaggaagTTGTCCAACATGAGGATAATCAAACCCTGGAAGCTGTTTTTCAGAGAgtgtgcaggagctctgccccaggaagTGACCACTACCTGTTTGGCTCAAACCCTGAGGAATCTGTGATCATAGTTAGAGCTGGAGGTTGGTTGAGACACctcctgaagtcccttccagcctcactgctgctgtcctccctTGCACTTCATAGCTTCCAGTTAGGGAAAGCTCTGGAACTCGCCCTGATCACAGCACTCATTCACATCAAGTGCAGAGCTTTCTCACAGGTtatcccagccagcactcacCACATCCTTTGCTTCACTCAAGATCTTCTCTGTTACTGTTGTAATACACTCCACAAAGAACCTCTGACCCTCCTGGCCTTGCACTTCTGGGGTTGTACCTTCTGATGGCATTGCTGAGGTTCCTGTGGTATTTACCCCCTTGGGTGGCAACTCCATGGAACAGTTTCCATTCTATGCCTGTAGGTTCCTGCACTCCCCCACACTGTTAACTTGTTTGAGGCACTGGCCCTCTAACCTTAAATGCTGTCATGCTGGGATGCCAGTCCACAGGGACCTCCACACGTGAGTGGATTTGGCCATCAAAGGCCTCCTGAAGTTTGACAAGGCCAAGGCAGGCAAGGTCTGCACTGGGGCAGAACAACCTCATGCCTCTGGACAGGCTGTGATGTGACCAGCTGGACAGTGTCCCTGGGAGGGGGACATGGGAGTCATGATGGAAGCCACATCAGATGGTGAGGTTCCCATTTCTAAAAGAGGGGGGAGAACctggagaagtgcagagaaATTCTCTCATGAAGGGCTTAGggcccacagcacaggagctgtgtgccaagctggaggcagctgggccTCTCTGGCCTGATGaagggcaggcacagggcagtcTCAAGGCAGACAGcacctgcctggagaggtggtggagccaagCTCTTCTGCAGCGGCAGATGGCCTGGCAGAGACAACAGCTACAAGGTGCTTGCTGCCAGGAGCTTTCCCCTGGGCCTTAAGCAAGTTGGTGTCTGCTcagttttgtctgttttgtgttcatggtggtgtcctatgtgcttcagggctgtgctgaggatcccctctcagcagggatgccacaaagcctttgccacctgcctgcctgtgacagtcttaggctatgcctttcagaagagacagttactgaacactctggctgaatgtttgggtgtaaaaaggaaaacaaagataattctaaccgaatttcattggtagatcagttgAATGTAACGTTAAGGTTTTGCTCTGTGCAGTCAGTCcgagtctgtttcagtctcgGTCTGGacagctgtttttctttcttctgtgcttggTGCTGGCCTTGGAttaatgagataagaaactaattcttttcttcccttagcaTACGCTtggaactaacagaatttcccttaataattacttttctctctaaccctttttgggaaaaaagggaggaaggggaacaggggttttgggggggaccctcctctaTTGGCGGGGGCagtttttctgtgttacatgtctttcctgtatatttttgtacatactgtaaatactgtatgctCTGTATATGGTCATTGCagttcattctgcttgtaaataaagcccttccattttgcttctctgactgagttagctgtgggtttggggtgggggggagaactgaacgtTTCTCACTCCACACATACCTAAATTCCACCACcccctttgttttgttgttgttggttttaacCTAAGATGAGAATGCATGTTGggttaaaattaattttgactTTCCCTTTAACTGATTAAAATTATGGCAAGCTGCTGAGGTGACACAGAAACCCGTATGAACATTTTCAACAATCAGACAACAATCAGACaatcataatattcagtcccagttcagatgggtttttttggtacattcttctgattgaTGCTTTTGGTCTCAGATTATCATAACAGTTACTGTGATCAATGTTCAACTGCATGGGCAATGCTGTTCCTTCAGattcttgattcttctgctgttgtttattgcgaGGATTGCAGTTGACAAGCAGTTAGTTATCTCTTGCTGGTATCACTAAAACCCTTAGCTATAAAATAtactccttttttttggttattttttcttgatatattttaaaactaattttaatttttttttaattttaattatttatttaaattattttacttttttagtatttctttattttttaatttaatttttatttttaatacaaattttaaatttatttttatgttaactttttaaaaatttaattttgattatttaaaaaaatttaatctaattttaatattattttttccttattttacattttttaaaaattaaattttataccatttctattttttattttttaatgttatttttaattaaaattttaaaatttattttaattattttaaaaatttaatttattgttatttttatgatttttcatgatttttatttttaaaaaattaacctaatttttaaatttaaaaatttttttagtttttcattattttaaattgtttttattttatttttatttttttactttttattttttaaccttttttgtttcctctagTTTTCATGTTAAtatttttgttacttttttttgttttaatctagcaGTCCCAATCTTAATAATCCTTTATTTTTTGCTAATAATCCTTATGGGTTTTGTTACTAGTTATTTTTGGTAGTAATCcttatgttttggggtttgtttttaaattgttgttggtttttattattattttgttgagttgtttatattttaattttttattttctttgtttaacTTATTATTATTAgctattattttgttattttgtactttattttttgtatctaaatttttaaattttgttttttattgtattttttgtaTCTAAGTtgtaattttttgttttgttatgattttttttaatttttgtgtgtgtgagtttttttacttttttgggtttttttgtattttctatttttgtCTAGTcaatgtctaagaaagaaatagaaagatgTTATATTAGCTAAggaatactttttaaaatgaattcCTATTTGCTACAAACCTTAACTATATTACCTGGAGCTCCTTTGCAATGCcgaggcacacaactaagagggttcgaaccaaaagaaaatcttacaaggtgaactcattactaagtactTACACCTTACTGCAATTACTAGGtactaagtacctgtaaataccaaatgcttactattactaggaaaacttagcaaaactctaaataataACTCTCTTAAGGACATTATAATCAGAAGTGATGAAATTAGCACTGTAGCtttaaaccagagcagagctttggtAGACTAGTGTCTTACCAGAAAAGGGAGGGGCAGGCGGGGGGGCAagtggtggggggtggtggttagcaaggtgtgccctaattCCAATTTTTTCTGCACTAGGGTCTTAACAACTTGCAGCCTATCTTGTCTTGAGTGACCAGTGTTCTACCCATACTGGAATTTGAGGGTTTAATTTGAGGGTGGGTTGCTGACTAGtagctgctgcagaaaaggaacagaaacgAGTTTTGCTCCTAGCTAACTTAAGGCATCTCAGCCCAATAGAGGAACTGGAAGGGTTAACAGGGACGGTCTCACAGTAATTGATTTGCCATCTTTAAAACTAATtgcactggctctttgctgaccCAGGTTGTTTCAATACCTTTTAAACCCATGACTCCAGAATTTGCCATCAGCAATGGCCACTGACCATTCCATTTGTGGTGAGGTATAATAGTGACATCGtctccagtatccacaatcatTGAAAGTTGTATAGTTTGTCCACAAGAGTGTCTGATAGTTACAATCTGTTCtagttttcccttttggatttcTAGGGCCAATGAGATATTAGGCATATCGGTGGATCCAAAGCCTTGTCCTCAAATCCTGTTAGAAGCCTTAGGCACTTAGGACTCAAATGGTATTAGCTGAGCAATTTCTGTCCCAACAGGAGTGCTAACAGGAGGGGTAATGGTTTAGAGCATAATTTTCATAGCCCAGTCATAATCAGAATCTATTGAACCAGGAATTATAAGGATGCCCTGTCTAGAAGTAGACGATCTGCCAGttaacagagcacagggtctgtgaccCAGAGGACCGTGCTGATTGGACTCAACAACAGCATTTTGTGGACTCAAGAATGACATCCACTGCTGTTTCCAGGTCCACTCTATGCTGCCAGAGGTGGCTGCGATGGGTGGGGCGGTCCAAGCACCCTGGTTTGGTGTCGTCGCGTGGGATGTActcacactgcaggagcagcttccctgcctaTGACAACCTGGAGTAAAATGATTAGGTCTGCGACAGTAAGCACAGCACTTTCGAGTCTGTCCAGCAGTCAGGCAGTTTGATTTAAGGTATCTAGGTTTCCAGAAGTATGATGATTTCCACCCAGGTTGTTTCCCTTGTGCAGGTGGTCAGTACTGGTGGTTTCACGAACTGCTTCTATGGCTGTGGCTAGATATGTTGCTGTTTGTCGGTGCTTCATTCGTTCTGCGTGCATCCAGCAGTCGTGAGGTAGTGGCACCTGTTGGTAAAATGCTGAGAACCTGTTCAGTTTTGTTGTTAGCATTGTCAAATGCCAGAACATCCAGCATTTTTACCATAATATCATGAGTCAAATCTGGACTAATATTGAATGCCGTATGTAAGGTATCGACAAAGGGACCAAATGGCTGTTAGACCCTGATGAGTAGTGAGAAGCGCAGGATCAGATTTATCATCCTGGATTCTCGACCATGCTTTGATCGCTAAATCCTGACTTAATTGTAAAACCTCATCAGGAAATTGTATTTGCTGATCTGATCTAGCAAAGGTCCTGCTCCAACGAGTTGGTCAGCAGTGGCACCATTTAAAAGGGTCTGCTGACTGCCGAGGCATGGCTTCCGCGGCATTGCAAACGATTTGCCATTTATCAAGAAGTTGTAAGGTCTGATGTGGTGTTATTTTCAACCCTCTGCTTTATAACATGGGTTGAAGCTCAGAGAGTATTGTCTTAGGATCTAACTTTTTTCCTGCAATTAGAATATCATTCATATAATGATAGATGCAGAAGTCACGACAAGTCTGTCTAAATGGGGACAAAGCCCAAGCCACATACATTTGGCACAGGGTGGGAGAATTCTGCATGCCTTGAGGCAAGGTTACCCATTGATATCATTGGGTGGGGTCTGCCTTATTAATTGATGGCCCAGTAATCTGAATCATCCGGATGTCTTTCATGATACCTCTCCACTGATGCAGCACCGGATCGGTTCCCTGTCCTCCAACCTCCCAATCCCTTACACTATCGTCCCTTCGGAATTTGATTGTATTCCCTGTTGCAGTGATAGCATCTGCTGATAATGTCTGGGATTTAAGAGACAGGGAGGGAAGTGGAGCCcgagctgctggggccagctggggctgctggggccgcTGCCATGGCCACCGTCGGGGCTGCCGCTATGGGGATGGCTGCCGGCACCTCTGGGGCCgctgccatggctgctgccagggctgcccccagggaCACTGCCACCAGGGCCACTGCCATGGGGATGGCCACCGGGGCCACCAGGTTGGGGACCTCCAATTCGTGTAGAAGGAGGAATAGTGGGTAACTGAAATTGTGACGAGGATGCTGACGGAGCGGCAGACAATGTGtatggagaggggtgggggggaggtggagggtgGAGGGTGTGGAGCCTTCCAAATCTCCCTTTTTGATCTCGGTTAGAATCAATGCCGCAGCAGCTGAATCGAGAGTAGACTGCTCTGCTATTATAGATTGCAGTGTATGTGACAATGTGCCACAGGGTGCTATAGGGAAAAGCTCCTTTTGAGCCTTTAgacacctcatcccacagccgGGCTCCAATTTTGTCCCAGGCTTCGGAAGTAAAAGCTTCTTTTACTGTGGGGATAAGACCTTGATCCCGGGCCCAGGCTAAGAGCCCTTTTAAAATCCCAGAATCGTAAGTAATACCTCTCATGGAGAGGATACTTTGGAGGACTtttagcacagcctcttcttctttaCTGAGTTGTACCCCCATTTCCTCCCTGTCCGCTCACCAGATCCTGGTGagattctcttccttctctgagcaCACACTGCTTATTTCTCCACCACCGGGGCAGTGCTGATCCAACCGGCTTTCCGTCCCCTCTTGGAGCGTACCTCTTATGCTGGGTTGAGCAGCATCGTAGTCTGAGGTTCCCATCCATGAGTTTGGGTACCAGTTGTTGAGTATGGAATCAATGTGGACGACCAATATGATCTAAGTATTGTTCAGATTAATTAAGGAACCTCTACAGCTCACAGAGCATAGTTGGCACAAGTTCATTGGCTCTCCACAACTGTCCACATGTCCTACTGTTATACACCATTGGTTAAGCTAATATCACATGAGGTTGTTGATCAATATATGCATACTCTTATTCCAAGATATCTCTCTGtttttatagctaccagtgcccttctttagttacatgctgcaggcacagcactgttttgctacactgctagctacttctgaGCTTATGCTgggcatggcctaccaccatgtcaggctctaagcttgtactgccagattgctcacactgcttattgctacCATTGCCACGGTTTCTGGGACAGGCCTTGGACTATACTGGGATGGGATTGGGAGACCAGTTTGTACCTGGACAGGGCCCAGTCAGTACTGGGTTGGAGTCAGAATACACAGTTAACATGTGGAAGGATGCAGTAGATACAGGGAAGGCACCAGGGAATCTACATTGTACTGGGATGGGACCCAGAGTATAGAGGGATGGAGCAAGATGATGCAGTTTGTGCTAGAATGAGGCCAtgtctgctctgggaggggacCAGAGGATTCAGCTTGTTTTGGACCAAGGCCCAAAACTGTactgggagagctcagagaggTTCCATTTGTAGATGGAGGGGGCCCCAGTCTGAACTGGGATGGCATCAGGGGATAAGTTTGCAGGTGTTATAGATGACTCCAGGTAAAGGTTTCTGGTAACAATTTTATTGGCAATAGAAGAGcataaaaaggcaataaaagccattggaatgggctgcctggggaggtggtggagtcgccatcactggaggttttcaggagaagacttgatggggtgcttggtgccgtgggttagttgtttgggtggtgttggattggttgatgggttggacgcgatgatcttgaaggtctcttccaacctggtgtattctatgtatgtattctatgtattctatgtatgtagtcaataaaagcaagcaaagcagcgAGCTGGGCTTGCAAGGGTACCAAACTTCACCCCCACAGCACTTTTACAATAGCTTGCTTTCTCTTATATAgctacatcatctacataaagGAACTTATGCTAATTAGAAGGCAGGTATATGATAACGAGTTCTCAGAATAGGTGGGCAAATCCCTGCTCATGAGCTCTCTGCATGGTAAGGGTCTTCCCGAGGCTCAGTTGTCCAGGCTTCTTATCTAACGAAAACAAATTCCCAGTCCTGGTGTTTATCTTAATACAACTTCTCCTTAGCCTTGGTGTCTCCAATTAGCCAAACACAAAGTCTCTGTTCaagtctgtaaaatatgcagctttCCCTTCATCCTCAAAACTTGCAAACTTCTGAGGCTTAATATTGGTGCACTCTGAATTTTATACTTTTAACACAAATAACTAATATATTCCCCACACAGGGATGGGCCctggtctgtgctgggatggaatcAGGGTTTCAGGAGATGCACTTTGTACTGGGATGAGACTCAGActgtgctgggagatggcaaTGGGATCCCATTTGGACCAggatcaggccacagctgcactgggatCAGGATATgcactttgtgctgtgctgggtgcagctggggctgggaaggggtccaAGGGATGAACTTTGTCCTGGCACAGGAAACTGTATGGGATATGGGAGATGGGAGATGGCAAAGTGATGCAGGTTGTCCTGGGATAAGACCACGactgagctgggaggggttgaggagatgcagtttgtactgAGATGTGCCCAGGTCTGTACAGGGATGTGTTAAATGGTTCCCAATTGTACTATGTGGGGACCAGACTGTACTGGAATGTGCCCAGGGAATCCACTTTGTACTGAAAAGGGTCCAggatgtactgggagggcagAAGAGGATCCAGTTATTATTGAGACAAGGCATGACGGTGTGTGGTTTGTACTGGAATGGATGCATTCAGTACTAGGAAGGGAGACAGGGGATAcattctgtgctgggatgggaccCAGGCTGAAGTGCTAAAGGACAGTATGATCCAGTTTGTATTAGGATGAAGCCACATCTGTACTGGGAGAGGTTAAAGGAAACATGTTTGGACTGAGTCTAAACTAGAAGGGGGTCAGGGTATCCAGCATGGAAGgaactcagagaaacaactcccGGCAAGGTCCTTTATTGTGTTGAacacacagggagcacagctctgcatctctgcagcttctgggtcacagcagacaggacaacactgaagcagaaatgctctgaagaaagacatttgtgggggaacaacattctcacaaggggaacagccccagcagcatccagaaccccagcagccaggctgggcctgcactgagtgacatcagaactgctctgcaggagaagacagagtttattgcttctgaaagcatccagggatgccctgacccccagcccctggcatgctagatcctgtccctcacctgtggctcagggATCTGATTCACCCTGTGAAATCATTTCTATCTGATGCTTTGTGTAATAataacctctccaattagctgcagaaaccttggcaataattagaggttcagcagtatttaatgagccccatggaggatttggggctgattacatcatcctcaggtactgccagaagactctgccaaggtactgccaagaagcctctcaacaagtccaagtcagaagcaaactccaaagtaccttgaagcactgattggcctcactgaggcttgtcactgacaaaggctccccagggactcgttacAGCAggttgttagaggccaggattgcagggagacaaaggcaaagtagaggggagaaaaacttgcctttggtctgtgaagcagaaaggccaagcc
This genomic stretch from Dryobates pubescens isolate bDryPub1 chromosome 43, bDryPub1.pri, whole genome shotgun sequence harbors:
- the LOC128899321 gene encoding olfactory receptor 14A16-like, whose product is LHYETLLGSRVCLHLAAAAWASGFIYALLHTANTFSLPLCQGNAVDQFFCEIPQILKLSCSTSYLRELWLLVASVCLVFVCFVFIVVSYVQIFRAVLRIPSQQGCHKAFATCLPHLAVVSLFLSTTFFANLKPSSISSPSRDLVVSVLYAVVP